ATTCGCTGGGGTCCCCGCACGTTGGATATTGATATTTTGTTGTATGGACACGAATATATTCATAGCGGGGATTTGCAGGTTCCGCATCCAAGGATGATGGAGCGTGCGTTTGTTTTAGTTCCCCTCGCCGAGATTGCGCCAGAAGCCCCTATTACGTATAAAGCGGGAGAAGAGATTCACCATACACGTGTTAAGGACGTGCTGGAGGGTATAGAGGACAGAGAAGGTGTACGGCAGTGTGGAAAGTTCGATTGGAAACATGTGGGTGGAGAATGAAAAAGATGAAAATAGTTGAAATGAGAAAAACGTATGATAAAATAGGGAAATAATTAGCGGCTTTTTTGCTTATACAAGGAATAGCCCATGCTTTTTACACAAAGTATATGTGGAAGGTGGAAATATGGCTAACCTAAAAATTGGAAACATCGAGCTGAAGAATAACGTAGTGCTCGCTCCGATGGCTGGTGTATGTAATCCAGCTTTTCGCCTGATTGCCAAGGAATTCGGAACGGGACTGGTTTGCGCTGAGATGGTTAGCGATAAAGGAATTGTTCACGGAAACAAGAAGACGCTTGAAATGCTGTATGTAGATGAGCGCGAGAAGCCGTTGAGTCTACAGATTTTTGGCGGCGACAGAGAAACGCTGGTGAAAGCGGCGAAGTACGTGGATGAGCATACAAATGCTGATATTATCGATATTAATATGGGCTGTCCAGTGCCGAAGATTGTTAGTTGCGATGCCGGAGCGCGATGGTTACTTGATCCGGGGAAAATCGAGGAAATGGTATCTGCCGTAGTTGAGAACGTATCGAAGCCAGTTACGGTAAAGATGCGTATCGGCTGGGATGAGGACCATATCTACGTAGTGGAGAATGCGAAAGCGGTAGAACGTGCTGGTGGCCAGGCTATCGCTGTACACGGTAGAACGCGTGTGCAGATGTACCAGGGCACCGCGAACTGGGATTATATTCGCCAAGCGAAAGAAGCTGTAAGTATTCCAGTTATCGGAAACGGAGACGTTGCAACACCAGAAGACGCAAAGCGTATGATTGAACAAACAGGCTGCGATGGTGTGATGATTGGACGTGCCGCTCTGGGCAATCCGTGGATGCTGTACCGTACGGTTGAGTATCTTACCAAGGGTGAACTGCCGGCGGACCCGACACCACGTGAGAAGATAGAGATAGCGCTGCTGCATCTAGATCGCCTGATTAAGGTGAAAGGTGAGAAGGTTGCCGTTCTAGAAATGCGTAAGCATGCGGCCTGGTATCTTAAAGGATTACCAGCATCAGCACACATTCGTGATGAGATTAATGTACAGGAAACGCGCGAAGGTATGGCCAATCTCCTGTTATCTTATCTGGAGAGAGTGGAAGCCAAGGCTGCGGAATATGAAAGCAAACGTCAGCAGGAGAAGGTAGAAGCGGTATAACCATAAGATTTGACATTTAGTCAAAGGCTACCATATAATACCTTCATATCTGCATGAGAAACTGCCAGTGCATGCACTGGCAGTTTCATATATGTTTGTCAATTGCATAAAAAATACAATTTTATCATACACTCTACGATACATCAGGCGTACGAAAACAATAGAATGGATTATGATGGGGGAATGCGAAGATGGCTGAAAAAGAAGTAATCTTAACCGCAGCGGGCTTACAGAAGCTCGAAGAAGAACTCGAACAGTTAAAGACGGTGAAACGTCGTCAAGTAGCTGAACGTATTAAAGAAGCGATTAGCTTCGGAGATCTGTCTGAGAACTCAGAGTATGAAGAAGCAAAGAATGAGCAGGCTTTCATTGAAGGGCGTATTATCACGCTAGAGAAAATGCTGCGCAATGCACGCGTTATTAGTGGCGAAGAGCTGGATACCGGAATAGTGAGCATTGGTTCTACCGTAAGGGTAAAAGACCTGGAATTCAATGAGGAAATGGAGTTCAAGATTGTAGGTTCTGCAGAATCAGATCCGATGCAGAATAAAATTTCCAACGAATCGCCAGTCGGATTGGCCTTAATTGGCAAATCAAAAGGCTCAACGGTGGATGTAAACGTTCCCGCAGGTGTGGTGCGCTACGAAATTCTTGAGATTAAAGTAGACTAAATGTCTGTTTTTGGCTAAGCTCCTTCGATTCCGTAGGAGCTTTTAGCCAGTTTTAGGCTAGAATGAAGGTAAAAGATTTTGAGGAGTTGAACGCAAGCATGTCTCGACAAGAAGAGTTAAGTGAACTGGAACAAATTCGTCGTGAAAAGCTACATACATTGCGCGAAAGCGGAGTTGATCCGTTCGGCAAAAAGTTTGAACGTTCCCATACGGCCAAAGAGATTGTGGATACATATGGGGAGCTTGAGAAAGAACAGTTGGACGAGCAAGGGATTGAAGTGTCGATTGCGGGCCGGATGATGGCGAAGCGTGGCCAGGGAAAAGCAGGGTTTGCCCATCTACAGGACCAAAGCGGTCGTATTCAGATTTATGTGCGGCAGGATCAGGTTGGAGAACAGGCTTACGATATGTTTAAGCTTTGTGATATTGGAGATATTCTTGGTGTGACTGGGGTTATTTTCAAAACAAAAACCGGAGAGACAAGCGTTAAAGCGAAAGAGGTCACTTTACTGGGTAAGTCTCTTCGTCCGCTGCCGGAGAAGTTCCACGGACTAAAAGATGTGGAAACTCGTTACCGTAAACGCTACCTCGATATGATTATGAATCCGAATGTAAAAGATACATTTATTGCCCGCAGTTTAATTCTGCAATCGATGCGTCGTTATTTGGATGAGCGCGGCTATCTTGAGGTAGAAACACCGACTATGCACAGTATTCCGGGGGGAGCTGCGGCACGTCCTTTTGTTACACACCATAACGCCTTGGATATGCGTTTGTATATGCGTATTGCGACAGAACTGCATCTAAAGCGTTTGATCGTGGGTGGTCTTGAAAAGGTGTACGAAATTGGACGTATTTTCCGGAACGAAGGAATTTCCACACGCCATAACCCTGAATTTACTTCAATTGAATTATATGAGGCGTATGCGGATTATAAAGATATTATGCGCTTAACAGAGGAGTTGGTTGCGCATATTGCACAGGATGTATTTGGAACAACGCTATTCAACTATCAGGGACATGAAGTACAGTTGAAGCCCCAGTGGAAGAGAATTCACATTGTAGAAGCAATTAAAGAAGTGACGGGTGTCGACTTCTGGCCTCAGATGAGCGATGAAGAAGCGGTAGAGCTTGCGAAAAAACATAACGTTCCGGTACCGCCGGGAGCTAAATACGGTCATATTGTTAATGAGTTTTTCGAGCATTTTGTGGAAGAGAAGCTTATTCAGCCAACGTTTATTTATGGACATCCGGTCGAAGTCTCGCCGCTTGCGAAGAAGAACGAAGAAGATCCGCGCTTCACGGACCGTTTTGAACTATTCATTGTAGGACGTGAGCATGCTAATGCATTTACCGAGTTAAATGATCCGCTCGATCAGCGTCAACGTTTTGAGGCACAGCTTTTGGAGAGGGAAGCTGGAAATGACGAAGCTCATATGATGGATGAGGACTTCCTGGAATCATTGGAATATGGCATGCCTCCAACAGGTGGATTGGGCATTGGTATTGACCGTTTGGTAATGTTGCTCACTGATTCTCCGTCGATTCGTGATGTGCTGCTGTTCCCGCTCATGCGTGAGCGTACAGTAGCGGAACAAGCAGGAGAAGAAGCTACAGAAGAATCATAGAATGAATGGAAGAGAG
This sequence is a window from Aneurinibacillus migulanus. Protein-coding genes within it:
- the folK gene encoding 2-amino-4-hydroxy-6-hydroxymethyldihydropteridine diphosphokinase; the encoded protein is MHNRLNRAFLGLGSNIGDRENILSRAVYLIHQVIGVEVLQSSSLYETDPVGYTDQDVFLNIAIEIETSLPPKELLTHMQRIETLLGRTRMIRWGPRTLDIDILLYGHEYIHSGDLQVPHPRMMERAFVLVPLAEIAPEAPITYKAGEEIHHTRVKDVLEGIEDREGVRQCGKFDWKHVGGE
- the dusB gene encoding tRNA dihydrouridine synthase DusB, producing MANLKIGNIELKNNVVLAPMAGVCNPAFRLIAKEFGTGLVCAEMVSDKGIVHGNKKTLEMLYVDEREKPLSLQIFGGDRETLVKAAKYVDEHTNADIIDINMGCPVPKIVSCDAGARWLLDPGKIEEMVSAVVENVSKPVTVKMRIGWDEDHIYVVENAKAVERAGGQAIAVHGRTRVQMYQGTANWDYIRQAKEAVSIPVIGNGDVATPEDAKRMIEQTGCDGVMIGRAALGNPWMLYRTVEYLTKGELPADPTPREKIEIALLHLDRLIKVKGEKVAVLEMRKHAAWYLKGLPASAHIRDEINVQETREGMANLLLSYLERVEAKAAEYESKRQQEKVEAV
- the greA gene encoding transcription elongation factor GreA, with product MAEKEVILTAAGLQKLEEELEQLKTVKRRQVAERIKEAISFGDLSENSEYEEAKNEQAFIEGRIITLEKMLRNARVISGEELDTGIVSIGSTVRVKDLEFNEEMEFKIVGSAESDPMQNKISNESPVGLALIGKSKGSTVDVNVPAGVVRYEILEIKVD
- the lysS gene encoding lysine--tRNA ligase, with the translated sequence MSRQEELSELEQIRREKLHTLRESGVDPFGKKFERSHTAKEIVDTYGELEKEQLDEQGIEVSIAGRMMAKRGQGKAGFAHLQDQSGRIQIYVRQDQVGEQAYDMFKLCDIGDILGVTGVIFKTKTGETSVKAKEVTLLGKSLRPLPEKFHGLKDVETRYRKRYLDMIMNPNVKDTFIARSLILQSMRRYLDERGYLEVETPTMHSIPGGAAARPFVTHHNALDMRLYMRIATELHLKRLIVGGLEKVYEIGRIFRNEGISTRHNPEFTSIELYEAYADYKDIMRLTEELVAHIAQDVFGTTLFNYQGHEVQLKPQWKRIHIVEAIKEVTGVDFWPQMSDEEAVELAKKHNVPVPPGAKYGHIVNEFFEHFVEEKLIQPTFIYGHPVEVSPLAKKNEEDPRFTDRFELFIVGREHANAFTELNDPLDQRQRFEAQLLEREAGNDEAHMMDEDFLESLEYGMPPTGGLGIGIDRLVMLLTDSPSIRDVLLFPLMRERTVAEQAGEEATEES